Proteins encoded in a region of the Prunus persica cultivar Lovell chromosome G4, Prunus_persica_NCBIv2, whole genome shotgun sequence genome:
- the LOC109948721 gene encoding uncharacterized protein LOC109948721: MKNLGSKSPIRKVRGLDSAEESESEYIPSRTQGSTYRSATPSRYSGVNSLSPQGRPEDYGSEEIPSRDPVVRLLFQKVQKMENDKARSQEPDWGKLRPGPFTRRIRHSRQDREVQQLRIPFYTGTEDPLTHLHSFQSAIGCKGLSDERQCLLFPSSLTEAALNWFYRLEPETVDSFDELKQIFLNHFMVQTDCLYSADDLYTIRQREDEPLREYAARFSHEYSRCPETDDRAAYGAFKSGLRSSHFRYLVHSSNWRTYDELMKQAAIHAKAEYFNSKPGVSARREDTEPSAYPAKVPSYERVNPYLAGHKRKDDRAGRREHPKKGKGRYGRNDNRAPLPNRDHGNEVFTLLNTTYEAVLMNEQEIIPKPNLRRPNRQDNRDTGKFCRYHQHNSHNTEDCISLRKIVERLIREGKLDQYIARQPPAPVPNPIRQINMISTISGGPTIAGMSNRSMKQYVRAAQFPQVFGIEVNRHHEIPKVHWEPITFCEEEEEGILYPHDDPMIIRAEIADYDVGRVLIDTGSSVNVIFAEAFREMGIKDSQVNRQLTPLLSFSGDLVQPVGSVKLPITFGTAPRKTTAYDQFLIVDCPTVYNVIVGRTALTRVKAHLSPHMLLMKFPTPNGVGAVKGNQLSARTCYATALKSTSFKIPNETMSV, encoded by the coding sequence ATGAAAAACCTAGGAAGCAAGTCGCCTATTCGGAAGGTCAGAGGGCTGGACTCCGCAGAGGAGTCGGAGTCCGAATACATCCCTTCCAGGACACAAGGTTCCACCTACCGTTCGGCAACGCCTTCACGGTACTCGGGGGTTAATTCGTTAAGCCCACAAGGACGTCCGGAAGATTATGGTTCCGAGGAAATCCCAAGCCGAGACCCTGTTGTCCGACTCCTTTTTCAGAAAGtccagaaaatggaaaacgaCAAAGCTCGCTCCCAAGAACCGGACTGGGGAAAGCTTCGGCCCGGACCATTCACCAGGCGCATCCGGCATTCTCGGCAGGATAGGGAAGTGCAGCAATTGCGTATACCGTTCTATACGGGAACAGAGGACCCCTTAACACACCTTCACTCATTTCAGTCCGCCATTGGATGCAAGGGCCTGAGCGATGAAAGGCAGTGCCTGCTATTCCCGTCTTCCCTCACCGAGGCAGCCCTAAACTGGTTCTACCGGTTGGAGCCGGAGACGGTAGATTCCTTCGACGAGCTGAAGCAAATTTTCCTCAATCACTTCATGGTCCAAACGGACTGTCTTTACTCTGCCGATGATCTGTACACGATTCGGCAAAGAGAGGACGAACCGTTGAGAGAATACGCGGCGCGTTTCAGTCACGAATATTCAAGGTGTCCGGAAACAGACGATAGGGCAGCCTACGGCGCCTTCAAGAGTGGCCTTCGGTCCTCGCATTTCCGATACCTAGTACACAGCAGCAACTGGCGCACGTACGACGAACTGATGAAGCAGGCAGCAATCCACGCCAAAGCCGAATACTTCAACTCGAAACCCGGGGTTTCGGCACGGCGAGAAGATACAGAACCAAGTGCTTATCCGGCAAAGGTGCCATCCTACGAGAGAGTCAACCCATATTTGGCAGGTCATAAGAGGAAAGACGACCGTGCCGGTCGAAGAGAACACCCGAAGAAGGGAAAAGGGAGGTATGGACGCAACGACAACCGGGCGCCCTTGCCGAATCGTGACCACGGCAACGAAGTCTTTACCCTATTAAACACTACCTACGAGGCCGTCCTGATGAATGAACAAGAAATAATACCAAAGCCGAACCTGCGAAGACCCAATCGGCAAGACAACCGGGATACCGGTAAATTCTGCCGATACCATCAGCATAACAGCCATAATACGGAAGACTGTATAAGCCTGAGAAAAATTGTCGAACGGTTGATCAGAGAGGGGAAGCTAGATCAGTACATCGCCCGGCAGCCACCGGCGCCGGTACCGAATCCAATTCGGCAGATAAACATGATAAGCACTATCAGCGGTGGCCCCACCATCGCAGGAATGAGCAACCGTTCAATGAAGCAATACGTGCGCGCCGCACAATTTCCGCAGGTATTCGGCATAGAGGTAAATCGGCACCATGAAATACCGAAAGTTCATTGGGAACCAATCACATTTTgcgaagaggaggaagagggcaTCCTCTATCCCCACGACGACCCGATGATCATCCGAGCAGAAATTGCCGACTACGATGTAGGACGGGTACTGATCGATACCGGGAGCTCGGTGAACGTGATTTTTGCCGAAGCTTTCCGAGAGATGGGAATAAAGGACAGCCAGGTCAACCGGCAGTTGACACCTTTGTTAAGTTTCTCTGGGGACCTGGTCCAACCGGTCGGTAGTGTAAAACTGCCAATTACCTTCGGCACCGCGCCAAGGAAAACGACGGCATACGATCAGTTCCTCATCGTTGACTGCCCGACAGTGTACAACGTCATAGTTGGACGAACGGCACTCACCAGGGTCAAGGCACATCTTTCCCCCCACATGCTATTGATGAAGTTCCCGACCCCCAACGGCGTAGGAGCTGTCAAGGGAAATCAGCTAAGCGCGCGGACTTGCTACGCCACGGCCCTCAAGTCAACCTCTTTCAAAATCCCCAACGAGACCATGTCTGTATAG